One Branchiostoma floridae strain S238N-H82 chromosome 1, Bfl_VNyyK, whole genome shotgun sequence genomic region harbors:
- the LOC118416521 gene encoding alpha-ketoglutarate-dependent dioxygenase alkB homolog 6-like isoform X1, whose amino-acid sequence METKIHPQDLPRFRVQNVPQTAYYIPDFLTEEEESYLLAKVYAAPKPKWTQLSNRRLQNWGGLPHPKGMVVEKLPEWLQMCADRIHSLGVFQDKMPNHVLVNEYQQGQGIMPHEDGPLFYPTITTVNLGSHTLLDFYKPLPGGEGDAGSTEQANIEASAAPCDERYTMSFLLEPRSLLVLQEDLYHHFLHGIAERSADSITDRVTNLASCGGAAVGDTLTRATRVSLTIRHVPKTLKVQLRLGRR is encoded by the exons ATGGAGACAAAGATTCACCCTCAGGACCTCCCAAGGTTTAGGGTACAGAAT GTACCTCAAACGGCATACTACATTCCAGACTTTCTAACAGAGGAAGAGGAAAGCTACCTGCTGGCCAAG GTGTATGCAGCACCTAAGCCCAAGTGGACACAACTATCCAACCGTCGCTTGCAGAACTGGG GTGGGTTACCTCATCCAAAG GGTATGGTGGTAGAGAAGCTGCCTGAG TGGCTGCAGATGTGTGCAGACCGTATCCACTCCTTAGGTGTGTTCCAGGACAAGATGCCCAACCATGTGCTGGTGAATGAGTACCAACAGGGACAGGGCATCATG CCACATGAGGATGGTCCATTGTTCTACCCTACCATCACCACTGTCAACCTGGGGTCCCACACGCTGCTGGACTTCTACAAGCCCCTCCCTGGTGGAGAGGGGGATGCTGGGagcacagaacag GCTAACATTGAGGCATCAGCAGCCCCCTGTGATGAACGGTACACCATGTCGTTCCTCCTGGAGCCCCGCAGCCTCCTGGTCCTGCAGGAGGACCTGTACCATCACTTCCTGCACGGCATCGCCGAGCGGTCCGCAGACTCCATCACGGACAGGGTTACGAACCTGGCATCTTGTGGGGGTGCGGCTGTGGGGGACACGTTAACACGAGCCACGCGGGTGTCTCTGACCATCAGACATGTACCCAAGACTCTGAAAGTGCAGCTGAGGTTGGGGAGGAGATGA
- the LOC118416521 gene encoding alpha-ketoglutarate-dependent dioxygenase alkB homolog 6-like isoform X2, with translation METKIHPQDLPRFRVQNVPQTAYYIPDFLTEEEESYLLAKVYAAPKPKWTQLSNRRLQNWGGLPHPKGMVVEKLPEMCADRIHSLGVFQDKMPNHVLVNEYQQGQGIMPHEDGPLFYPTITTVNLGSHTLLDFYKPLPGGEGDAGSTEQANIEASAAPCDERYTMSFLLEPRSLLVLQEDLYHHFLHGIAERSADSITDRVTNLASCGGAAVGDTLTRATRVSLTIRHVPKTLKVQLRLGRR, from the exons ATGGAGACAAAGATTCACCCTCAGGACCTCCCAAGGTTTAGGGTACAGAAT GTACCTCAAACGGCATACTACATTCCAGACTTTCTAACAGAGGAAGAGGAAAGCTACCTGCTGGCCAAG GTGTATGCAGCACCTAAGCCCAAGTGGACACAACTATCCAACCGTCGCTTGCAGAACTGGG GTGGGTTACCTCATCCAAAG GGTATGGTGGTAGAGAAGCTGCCTGAG ATGTGTGCAGACCGTATCCACTCCTTAGGTGTGTTCCAGGACAAGATGCCCAACCATGTGCTGGTGAATGAGTACCAACAGGGACAGGGCATCATG CCACATGAGGATGGTCCATTGTTCTACCCTACCATCACCACTGTCAACCTGGGGTCCCACACGCTGCTGGACTTCTACAAGCCCCTCCCTGGTGGAGAGGGGGATGCTGGGagcacagaacag GCTAACATTGAGGCATCAGCAGCCCCCTGTGATGAACGGTACACCATGTCGTTCCTCCTGGAGCCCCGCAGCCTCCTGGTCCTGCAGGAGGACCTGTACCATCACTTCCTGCACGGCATCGCCGAGCGGTCCGCAGACTCCATCACGGACAGGGTTACGAACCTGGCATCTTGTGGGGGTGCGGCTGTGGGGGACACGTTAACACGAGCCACGCGGGTGTCTCTGACCATCAGACATGTACCCAAGACTCTGAAAGTGCAGCTGAGGTTGGGGAGGAGATGA